The Sandaracinus amylolyticus genomic interval GGTCGCGTGGACGACGCCGCTCCCCGACGACGCGCCGCACGACTACGTGCTCACCGTCGACCCGTCGGGCGTCGTCTCACTGAGCAGCGACATGCCCGGGATCCTCGAAGCGCGCGTCGCCGCTGCGCTGCCCGACGCCGCGCTCCGCGTGGTCGTGCACGGGCGCACCACCAACCGCGGCGCGTCGAGCGAAGCGCCCGCGCGCCTCGTGTCGCTCGCGATCGAGTCGAGCGGCTGCGACATCCCCGACGCGCTCGCGCGCGCGACGAGCCCGCTCGCGCCGAGCGGCAGCGTGCCGTGGGTCTCGGGCAGCGAGCGCGCACCATCGATCGCACGCCCCGAGGACGCGCCGGAGAGCGCGACGCGCCTCGCGTTCGCGGCGGGCGGTGCGATCTGGCTCGCACGTCCCGACGGCGCGGGCGGGTTCGTCCCGCTCGACGGCGGCGCGGTGCTGAGCCCCGACGATCAGCTCCCGTTCGGCCTGCGCGATCCGCACCTCGTCCCGCTGGAGGACCGCTGGCTCCTCCTCGCGACCGCGCTCGACGCGGAGGGACGGCGTCGCGTCGTGCGCATCGAGGGCGGCGCGGACTGGGCGGACACGTTCGATCTCGAGACGATGCGGAACCTCGTCACGCTCCCGATCGTCGATCCGGAGGGCGACGTGGTGGAGCTCGACGGCGCGAGCGCGGTGCGCGCCGGCAGCGCGCTGTACGTCGCGGCGCGCGCGATCCGCGCGAGCGGCGAGAGCGCGATCGTCCTGCTGCGCGCGGGGTCGGAGGCGGACGGCGCGTTCGAGCTCGGCGACGTGTGCGGCACCGGCTGCGGATCGATCGCGGAGGGCGGCACCATCGCGGTGCACTCGGCGCGCGAGGACGATCCGCGCGCGTTCGATCACGACGAGGTCGCGGCGCCGGCGCTCGTGCACCAGGGCGGCGTCTACCGCCTCTACTACGCGGGTCGTCGCGGCACGCGATGGTCGATCGGGCTGCTCGTCTCGATCGACCTGCGCTTCTTCCGCGAGGGCAACGAGGGCGCGCCGGTGCTCACGCCCTCGGGCCAGGGCGCGGATGCGCTGGGCGTGCTCGATCCCGAGCCCTGGATCGACGGCGACACGTTCGTGCTGCTCCACACCGCGAGCGACGGCGTGCGCACCGCGCTGCGCCGCGCGACCCAGCCCGCGCCCGTACGCTGAGCGGATACTTCTCCGCCTGGAGCACAACGCGACGCGACGAAACTGCGCCCGAATCGTTGCTGTACGCAACGTGCACAGCATTCCCGAATCGCTCAGAGTTCGCGAGGATCGAGCGGAGGAGCCATGCGCAAGAAGTACCTGTCGGCCTGCCTGGCCCTCGCGACGCTCGCGGGCTGCGACTGCAGCGGCGACATCGATGGCGATCTCCACGACGGGTCGATCCCCGGGGACACGAGCGAGGACCCGGGGCTCGCAGGCCTCCAGACGCTGCGCCTCGAGCCCGAGGACGCGACGATCACGATCGAGGGCGCCACCCCGGCGACCCAGGCGTACCGCGCGTTCGGCACCTTCGAGGGCGAGACCGGCGAGCGCGAGATCACCGAGCGCGTGACGTTCCGCGCGAGCGGCGTTCCCTACGTCGGCGCGTTCACCGGCGCGACGTTCACGTCGGTCACGACGAACGGCGGGCGCGCGCGCGTCGAGGCGCTCGCGAACGGGCGCCTCGCGGTCGGCGCGCTCCGCGTCGTGCTGCGCACCACGCTCGACGTCCCTCCGAGCAGCGGCGGCCCAGCGCTCCCGACCGATCCCGGCTCGCTCTTCGACGGGCCCGAGGACGCATCGCGCGCGCCGACGCTCGTCTACCCGAACGACGGAGTCGTGCTTCCGCCGAACCTCGGTCGCGTCGAGGTGCACTGGCTGCGCGGCCCCGCGAGCAACACGCTCTTCGAGGTCGCGTTCGCGAACGACGTGACCGACGTGCGCGCGTACGTGCGCTGCGAGCGACCCGCGGGCGTGCGCGACGACGGCTGCATCTGGGAGCCCACCGGCGCGGCGTGGACGCACATCGCGGAGACGAACCGCGGCGGTCTCCCGCTCACTGTGCGGGTGCGCGCGACCGACGACACGGGCAGCGCCGTCGCGGTCTCGAGCGACATCGACCTGCGCTTCGCGCGCGATCCGCTCGCGGGCACCATCTACTACTGGACCACGTCCCCGGGCGCGATCGTCCGCTACGACTTCGGCGCCGCGGCCGGCGAAGCCGAGCTCGTGATGGGCCCCGGCCAGACCGAGAGCGGCAGCTGCGTCGGCTGCCACGCGATCTCGCGCGACGGCACGAAGATCGTCGGCTCGGTCGGCGGTCAGAACCGCGGCGGCGTGCTGATGTACGACCTCGAGACGTACACGCCGCTCTGGAACGAGAGCGCGGGCGACGATCGCGTGCTGCAGTTCTCGTCGTTCTCGCCCGACGGCGCGCAGCTCGCGGCGGTCTACGGCGACGACGATCGCGGCACGATGGGGATGTTCCTCTTCGACGTGCGCTGCGACGGCGCGGGCGGGTGCGGGACGCAGCTCGCGACGATCCCGAACGAGGGCCGCGAGGTGAGCCACCCCGCGTGGTCGCCCGAGAGCGGCAACTGGATCGCGTTCACCGACGTCGGGCAGAGCGGGAGCACGTCGCAGCGCCCGATGCGCGGCGCGATCGCGATGGTCGAGCGCGACGGCACCGGCTGGAGCGCGCCGCGCGTGCTCGTGCCGCGCGTCGACGGGCTCAACCGCTACAACCCGGACTGGTCGCCCGACGAGCTCTTCCTCACGTTCAACGAGAGCACGTGCCCGAGCGGCACCACCGAGCACCGCGACTGCAACGCCGACAGCGATCCGACCGCGAAGGTGTGGGCGGTGCCGCGCGAAGGTGGCTCCCCGGTGCGCATGGATCAGCTGAGCGCGCCGGGCGTGATGGACACGGGCCGCGTCGATCTCAACGACACGTTCCCGCGCATGGCGCCCTTCGCGTTCGTGCTCGACAGCGGCGATCTCGGCGATCGCGAGCTGATGTACGTGAGCTTCGCGTCGACGCGCGCGTACGGCCTGCGCACCGCGCCCGGCGGCAACGACGAGAGCGGCAACCGCGGCACGTACGTGTGGATGGCGGGCGTGCTGCCCGACGCGGTCGCGCGCGGCGACGATCCGAGCTTCCCGGCGTTCGCGCTGCCCTTCCAGGATCTCACGACGTCGAACCACATCGCGGTGTGGACGACCGAGTCGGTGGGCAACCCCGGTCCCGACTGAGACTCCAGCTGCCCTGATCTGCGAAAGCGCAGCGCGGCGCCGTGGATCGCGGTGGTAGTCTCCGCGCCGCCATGGCGAAGAGCACGCTCCGTCCGATCACCGACGTCGCGAAGGATCTCGGCCTCCACGACGACGACGTCATCCCCTACGGGCGCGACAAGGCGAAGATCGATCTCGCCGCGCTCTCGCGCCCGAAGCGCGGCAAGGGCAAGGTCGTGCTCGTCTCGGCGATCACGCCGACGCCCGCCGGCGAAGGCAAGACCACGACGTCGATCGGCCTGACGATGGGCCTGGTGCGCATGGGCCGGAGCGCGGTGTGCGCGCTGCGCGAGCCCTCGCTCGGCCCGGTGTTCGGCGTGAAGGGCGGAGGCACCGGGGGCGGCAAGGCGCAGGTCGTCCCGGCGAACGAGATCAACCTGCACTTCACGGGCGATCTCCACGCGATCACGAGCGCGAACAACCTGCTCGCGGCGCTCGTGGACAACGAGCTCCACTTCGGCGGCAAGCTCGGGATCGATCCGCGGCGCGTCACGTGGCGTCGCGCGATGGACATGAACGATCGCGCGCTGCGCGACGTCGTGATCGGGCTTGGCGGGCGCAACGGCGGCGTGCCGCGCGAGAGCGGGTTCGACATCACCGCGGCGAGCGAGATCATGGCGGTGCTCTGCCTCTCCGAGTCGATGGAGGATCTCCAGCGTCGCCTCGGGCGCATCGTGATCGGGCGCACCTTCGATCAGCGTCCGGTGACGGTCGACGATCTCGAGGCCGCGCCCGCGCTGACCGCGCTGCTCAAGGACGCGCTGCTGCCGAACCTCGCGCAGACGATGGAGGGCAGCCCCGCGCTGGTGCACGGCGGTCCGTTCGCGAACATCGCGCACGGTTGCTCGAGCGTGCTCGCGACGAAGATGGCGATGCACCAGGCGGACATCGTCGTGACCGAGGGCGGCTTCGGCTTCGATCTCGGCGCCGAGAAGTTCCTCGACATCAAGTGCCGCAGCGCGGGCATCTGGCCGAGCGCGGTGGTCGTCGTCGCGACGCTGCGCGCGCTCAAGTTCCACGGCGGCGTCGACCCCAAGGACGCGGGAAAGCCCGACCCGGACGCGCTCGCGCGCGGCATCGCGAACCTCGAGCGCCACCTCGAGACGGCGCGTTTCTTCGGGCTCAAGTCGGTCGTGGCGATCAACGCGTTCGACAACGACTCGGAGAGCGAGATCGCGATGGTCGCGGAGCGCGCGGCCGCGCTCGGCGCGCCGGTCGCGCTGTCGCGCGGGTACACCCAGGGCGGCGCGGGCTCGATGGATCTCGCGGAGAAGGTCGCGGCGGTCGTCGAGCGTGACGAGCCGCTCACGCCGAAGTTCGCGTACGAGCTCGACCTGCCCTACGCGAAGAAGATCGATCTGATCGCGAAGAACGTGTACGGCGCGGACGGCGCGGACCTCGACGCGAGCGCGAAGGCGACGCTCGAGAAGCTCGAGCAGGACGGCTACGGCGGGTTGCCGGTGTGCATCGCGAAGACGCAGCTCTCGGTCTCCGACGATCCCAAGAAGCAGGGCCGCCCCACCGGGTTCCGCGTGACCGTGCGCGAGGTGCGGCTTTCGGCGGGCGCCGGCTTCGTGGTCGCGCTGCTCGGCGACGTGATGACGATGCCGGGCCTGCCCAAGGTGCCGGCTGCGCGCAACGTGCGCATCGAGCCCGACGGCACCGTCCGCGGCCTCATGCAGAACGATTGACCAGGCTCCCTCGCACGAGGGCCTCTTGCACCGCGCTACCGGCGCGACCAGTCTCGAACGACATATGCCGAACGATCAGGACCAGACGCCGCGCAACGACATCAACCCGCGCATCGAGGACCGGCTGCTCGAGAGCCGCACGATCCTGGTGGGCGAGGAGGTCAGCGACCTGCTCTACCGCAAGCTCGCCGCGGCGCTGCTGGTGCTCGAGGAGAAGGATCCGAAGGCGCCGATCAACGTGCTGATCAACTCGCCCGGCGGGTCGGCGGACTCGGGCTTCGCGATGTACGACCTGCTCAAGTTCACGAGCTGCCCGGTGCGCACGATCGCGAACGGGCTCGTCGCGTCGGCGGCGGTGCTCGTGTTCCTCGCGGCGCCGAAGGGCCAGCGCCTCTCGCTCCCGAGCTCGCGCTTCCTGCTGCACCAGCCCTCGACCGTCGCGCGCGGTCAGTCGACCGACATCGACATCGCGGCGCGCCAGATCATCGAGCTGCGCCGTCGCTACAACACGATCGTGAGCGAGTGCACGGGCAAGCCGCTCGACACGGTCGAGCGCGACAGCGAGCGCGACTTCTGGCTCACCGCGCCGAGCGCCAAGGAGTACGGGCTCGTCGACAAGATCATCACGCGTCGCAACGAGCTCGGTTGAGCACCGTCTCGATCGTCGTCGACGCGGCGCACGACGGCGCGACCCTCGCGGCCGTCGTGCGCGAGTCGCTCGGCGCCGCGAGCGGTGAAGCGGTCCCGTGGTCACGCGCACGCGACCTGTGTCGCACGGGGCGCGTGACCGTCGACGGCGCGCTCGCACGCGACGACGCGATGCGCGTGAAGGCCGGCGCGAAGATCGACGTCACGCCGACCGCACCGAAGCGCACCGAGGGCGTGCTCCCGCGCGACGCGGTGCTGCACCTCGACGCCGACGTGATCGTCGTGAACAAGCCCGCGGGCGTGGTGACCGTGCCCTTCGAGCCGGGCGAGCGCGACACGCTCGTCGATCGGGTGCGCGCGCTCGTGACGCGCATCGAGAAGGCGCGGCGCCAGGAGCGCGGCGGAGGCGCGCGCGATCCGATGGTCGGCGTGGTGCAGCGGCTCGACAAGGACACGACGGGCGTGCTCGTGTTCGCGCGCAACATGAGCGCGAAGCGCGCGCTCGAGGACCAGCTGCGCGAGCACAGCGTCGAGCGCCGCTACGTCGCGATCGCGCACGGTGACGTGCCGAGCGCGAAGCACGAGACGATGCTGGTGCAGGATCGCGGCGACGGACTGCGCGGCTCGTGGGGCCGCTTCCGTCGTCACGCGGGTCCGCCGCCCGAGAGCGCGAAGCGCGCGGTCACGTACGTGCGCCGCATCGAAGCGCTCCGGGGCGCGACGCTCGTCGAGTGCCGCCTCGAGACCGGCAAGCAGCACCAGATCCGCATCCACCTGAGCGAGGCGGGCCATCCGCTCGTCGGCGAGCCCGTGTACGTGCGCGATCACGCGGGCCCGCGCATCACCGCGCCGCGCCCGATGCTGCACGCGGCGACGCTCGGCTTCGTGCACCCGCGCAGCGGCGAGACCGTTCGCTTCGAGGCCGCACCGCCGCCCGACTTCGAGGCGTGCCTCACCTCGCTCCGCCAGCGTTGACGGCGCGCGCGTTTCGCTCGATCGTGCGCGACCGGATCGCATGAGCGAAGAGCGTCGAGATCGCGACATCGTCGTCCCCGAGCCGACCGGCACCGCGCGCGCGATCATCCCCGCGGTCTGCTTCCTCTGGCTGCTCGTGATGATCGCGATCCCGCTGCGCTACTACCGAGGCGGCGATCGCTACGACGAGCGCTTCTCGTGGCGCATGTTCTCCGCCGTGCGCGTCGCGCGCTGCCAGATGCGCGTGAGCGAGACGCAGGGCGGGAGCGAGCGTCCGATCCCGCTCGGCGAGGTGCTCCCCGCGCCGTGGATGGCGCTGCTCGAGCGCAACCGCATGCCGGTCGTCGAGTCGTTCCTGCGCTGGCGGTGCGAGACGCGCGAAGGCCTGAGCGCGGTGCGCTTCCACAACGAGTGCACGGATCCCGCGGGCGGCGCGCTGCCGAGCGTCGATCGCACGATCGACTGCGCGAGCGGCGAGCTCGGCGAGGGCGCGCAGTGATGCGTCGCTGGCTCGAGGACTACTGGCTCGCGCCGGTGCCCGCGGTGCGCGGCTGGATCGTGCTGCGCACGTTCATGCTCCTCTTCGCGTTCGACGCGATCGCCGATCACCTGCGCCCTGCGTGGCGCTACGGCACCGCGGGCTTCAACGTCGCGCACGCGCGCGCGCTCGAGCTCCTGCCCGCGCCGACCACCGAGCTCTACGTCGGCGCGATGTTCGTGCTCGCGATCGCGTCGTTCGTCGTCGCGCTCGCACCGCGCGCGCCGCGCGTGCTCATGGGCGTGATCGCGGTCGTGTACTTCTGGAGCTGGTCGTCGTCGATGCACGACAGCTACCAGCACCACTACCTGCTCTCGCTCTTGTTCCTGGCGTTCACGTTCCTGCCGCCGCTCTCGTCGTGGGATCTCTTCGGCGCGCCCGGCGCGCTCGCCGCGACGCCGGTCGACGCCAAGCGCGGCAAGACGAAGCCCGCCGCGACGACGCCGATCCCCGGCCTCCGCGAGCTGACGATCGCCTTCGTCGTCGTGGTGATCGGCGCGGCCGTCCTCTACGCGGCGTGGGCCTCGGGCACGAGCCTCGCGCTCGGCGCGCTCGTGCTCACCGCCGGCATCGGCGCCATGACGTGGACCTGCCATCGCGCGCAGCGCGAAGGCGCGCTCGACGCGGCCCTGCCCCACTCGCTCGTGCCGCGCGCGTCCGCGTGGTCGATGCCGCTCGTGTGGGTCACCGCGGCCGTGGTCTACGCGTACACCGCGGTGTCGAAGACCGAGCCCGAGTGGCGCGACGGCGCCGCGCTCCGCGACATCACCCGCAACGGCGCGCGCATCCCCGAGGCGGTCGACTTCTTCGCGATGTTCGGCATCGAGGGCGACGCGCTCTGGACGTTCCTCGGTCACTCGGTGATCGCGCTCCAGATCGCGTGCGCGCTGGGCTACGCGACGGCCGCGCTGCGCGATCGTGCGAGGGGCCCGCTGCGCGTCGTGCTCGACGCAATCGCCCTCGTCGCGCTCCTGCTCGCGCTGAGCTTCCACCTCGGCGCCGAGTACATGGGCCTGCAAATCGGCTGGTTCAGCTGGTACATGATCCTGCTCGCGATCGCGACGTTCGCGCCGGCTTCGATGCTCTCCGCGGGCGTGATGCTCTTCACGTGGCCGCTGCGCGAGCTGCGCGAGCGACGCGCCGAGGACGCGAGCCCACCCATGGCCGCGGTGCTCGCGCTGATCGCGGGCGCGCTGCTGCTCCCGGTCGGGATGGACGCCGATCTCCCCGGGGCGCTCGGCGCGTGCGTGCTC includes:
- a CDS encoding formate--tetrahydrofolate ligase, giving the protein MAKSTLRPITDVAKDLGLHDDDVIPYGRDKAKIDLAALSRPKRGKGKVVLVSAITPTPAGEGKTTTSIGLTMGLVRMGRSAVCALREPSLGPVFGVKGGGTGGGKAQVVPANEINLHFTGDLHAITSANNLLAALVDNELHFGGKLGIDPRRVTWRRAMDMNDRALRDVVIGLGGRNGGVPRESGFDITAASEIMAVLCLSESMEDLQRRLGRIVIGRTFDQRPVTVDDLEAAPALTALLKDALLPNLAQTMEGSPALVHGGPFANIAHGCSSVLATKMAMHQADIVVTEGGFGFDLGAEKFLDIKCRSAGIWPSAVVVVATLRALKFHGGVDPKDAGKPDPDALARGIANLERHLETARFFGLKSVVAINAFDNDSESEIAMVAERAAALGAPVALSRGYTQGGAGSMDLAEKVAAVVERDEPLTPKFAYELDLPYAKKIDLIAKNVYGADGADLDASAKATLEKLEQDGYGGLPVCIAKTQLSVSDDPKKQGRPTGFRVTVREVRLSAGAGFVVALLGDVMTMPGLPKVPAARNVRIEPDGTVRGLMQND
- a CDS encoding ClpP family protease; this translates as MPNDQDQTPRNDINPRIEDRLLESRTILVGEEVSDLLYRKLAAALLVLEEKDPKAPINVLINSPGGSADSGFAMYDLLKFTSCPVRTIANGLVASAAVLVFLAAPKGQRLSLPSSRFLLHQPSTVARGQSTDIDIAARQIIELRRRYNTIVSECTGKPLDTVERDSERDFWLTAPSAKEYGLVDKIITRRNELG
- a CDS encoding RluA family pseudouridine synthase, encoding MSTVSIVVDAAHDGATLAAVVRESLGAASGEAVPWSRARDLCRTGRVTVDGALARDDAMRVKAGAKIDVTPTAPKRTEGVLPRDAVLHLDADVIVVNKPAGVVTVPFEPGERDTLVDRVRALVTRIEKARRQERGGGARDPMVGVVQRLDKDTTGVLVFARNMSAKRALEDQLREHSVERRYVAIAHGDVPSAKHETMLVQDRGDGLRGSWGRFRRHAGPPPESAKRAVTYVRRIEALRGATLVECRLETGKQHQIRIHLSEAGHPLVGEPVYVRDHAGPRITAPRPMLHAATLGFVHPRSGETVRFEAAPPPDFEACLTSLRQR
- a CDS encoding TolB family protein; amino-acid sequence: MRKKYLSACLALATLAGCDCSGDIDGDLHDGSIPGDTSEDPGLAGLQTLRLEPEDATITIEGATPATQAYRAFGTFEGETGEREITERVTFRASGVPYVGAFTGATFTSVTTNGGRARVEALANGRLAVGALRVVLRTTLDVPPSSGGPALPTDPGSLFDGPEDASRAPTLVYPNDGVVLPPNLGRVEVHWLRGPASNTLFEVAFANDVTDVRAYVRCERPAGVRDDGCIWEPTGAAWTHIAETNRGGLPLTVRVRATDDTGSAVAVSSDIDLRFARDPLAGTIYYWTTSPGAIVRYDFGAAAGEAELVMGPGQTESGSCVGCHAISRDGTKIVGSVGGQNRGGVLMYDLETYTPLWNESAGDDRVLQFSSFSPDGAQLAAVYGDDDRGTMGMFLFDVRCDGAGGCGTQLATIPNEGREVSHPAWSPESGNWIAFTDVGQSGSTSQRPMRGAIAMVERDGTGWSAPRVLVPRVDGLNRYNPDWSPDELFLTFNESTCPSGTTEHRDCNADSDPTAKVWAVPREGGSPVRMDQLSAPGVMDTGRVDLNDTFPRMAPFAFVLDSGDLGDRELMYVSFASTRAYGLRTAPGGNDESGNRGTYVWMAGVLPDAVARGDDPSFPAFALPFQDLTTSNHIAVWTTESVGNPGPD
- a CDS encoding HTTM domain-containing protein, with the translated sequence MRRWLEDYWLAPVPAVRGWIVLRTFMLLFAFDAIADHLRPAWRYGTAGFNVAHARALELLPAPTTELYVGAMFVLAIASFVVALAPRAPRVLMGVIAVVYFWSWSSSMHDSYQHHYLLSLLFLAFTFLPPLSSWDLFGAPGALAATPVDAKRGKTKPAATTPIPGLRELTIAFVVVVIGAAVLYAAWASGTSLALGALVLTAGIGAMTWTCHRAQREGALDAALPHSLVPRASAWSMPLVWVTAAVVYAYTAVSKTEPEWRDGAALRDITRNGARIPEAVDFFAMFGIEGDALWTFLGHSVIALQIACALGYATAALRDRARGPLRVVLDAIALVALLLALSFHLGAEYMGLQIGWFSWYMILLAIATFAPASMLSAGVMLFTWPLRELRERRAEDASPPMAAVLALIAGALLLPVGMDADLPGALGACVLVGVALLGAGLYVTLRREHAAEVRNAAIAVALAALMIPFSLRVLGGDDEIGRDGRPAPHHDVRYDYWRFAGGDFRRRGEWALALDAYVHANRHAPARENREEQEREMRERVRTEGPRREER